A genomic stretch from Penicillium digitatum chromosome 4, complete sequence includes:
- a CDS encoding F-box and WD repeat-containing protein: MDSHRASFSDMEDGSNAHISDQLGSHNQPSHDPVTNFASTPSRSLSTKTTVTPLPVSLLPSAPASPPTPAPSPTPHQRPPTWHSTDDEQTGFLLNLRIHFSTLSNARKQKLLEGLLDACDSQQLSFVSSYVGPRLRKDPFQVFPNELCLRVLSFIDDPKTLARASQASRRWRELLNDDITWKNLCEKHAYSVRRVLEDEGDLIDPFTAHPVDSASSARTSGRLQRRLTGSNSHATESAPDLARTFSGEWLPPTSFSRRRRTRPVSYRSQFKQKYMVESAWNKGGRCTQRHITPDQGVVTSLHLTPKYIVVALDNAKIHVYDTNGDNQKTLQGHVMGVWAMVPWDDILVSGGCDREVRVWNMATGAGIHLLRGHTSTVRCLKMSDRNTAISGSRDTTLRIWDLATGTCRNVLVGHQASVRCLAIHGDLVVSGSYDTTARIWSISQGRCLRTLSGHFSQIYAIAFDGRRIATGSLDTSVRIWDPHSGQCHAILQGHTSLVGQLQMRDDTLVTGGSDGSVRVWSLTKMAPIHRLAAHDNSVTSLQFDKTRIVSGGSDGRVKVWNLETGQLLRELSTPAEAVWRVAFEDEKAVIMASRSSRTVMEVWSFSPPPEDYEDTAIESALSTPGLSSADDRELAVPTRRRTLCSVPLPLIPLGTDSDALMPDAPS, from the exons ATGGACTCCCATCGGGCATCATTCAGTGACATGGAAGATGGGTCGAATGCGCATATATCAGACCAGTTGGGCTCTCATAACCAACCGTCCCACGACCCAGTCACCAATTTTGCTAGCACCCCATCCAGATCACTCAGCACTAAGACAACCGTCACTCCTTTACCCGTCAGCCTACTTCCCTCGGCGCCCGCATCACCTCCGACACCCGCGCCCAGCCCTACCCCCCATCAACGACCACCAACTTGGCACTCGACCGATGATGAACAAACAGGCTTTTTGCTGAATCTTCGCATTCACTTCAGTACCCTATCCAACGCCCGAAAACAGAAACTTCTGGAGGGCCTTCTGGACGCATGCGACAGCCAGCAGCTGAGCTTTGTCTCGAGTTACGTCGGTCCTCGGTTGAGGAAAGATCCATTTCAAGTTTTCCCTAATGAGCTATGTTTAAGA GTTCTCTCCTTCATCGACGACCCCAAGACACTCGCCCGAGCTTCGCAAGCATCACGGCGTTGGCGAGAATTACTAAACGATGATATCACTTGGAAAAATCTATGCGAGAAACATGCATACTCGGTGCGGCGGGTTTTGGAAGATGAAGGGGATCTCATCGACCCTTTCACTGCCCATCCGGTAGACTCGGCTTCCAGCGCCCGCACCTCCGGTAGGCTACAGCGGCGCTTGACAGGGTCAAATAGCCACGCCACCGAGAGCGCGCCAGATCTTGCGCGCACATTTTCCGGGGAATGGTTGCCTCCGACAAGCTTCTCCCGAAGACGTCGAACCCGACCTGTCTCATATCGTTCACAGTTCAAGCAAAAATACATGGTTGAGTCAGCATGGAATAAAGGTGGTCGCTGCACTCAGCGCCACATCACTCCTGACCAGGGTGTGGTGACAAGTCTTCATCTCACTCCGAAGTACATAGTCGTTGCGCTGGATAATGCGAAGATCCACGTCTATGATACCAACGGCGACAACCAGAAGACGCTTCAAGGTCATGTGATGGGAGTGTGGGCGATGGTCCCGTGGGATGACATTTTGGTTAGTGGAGGCTGTGATCGCGAAGTTCGAGTATGGAACATGGCTACTGG GGCGGGAATTCATCTCCTTCGGGGCCACACATCAACAGTCCGTTGTCTAAAGATGTCGGATCGGAACACAGCAATCTCGGGATCCAGAGACACTACACTTCGTATATGGGACTTGGCTACAGGGACATGTCGCAACGTCCTCGTCGGGCACCAAGCTAGCGTGCGGTGTCTGGCCATTCACGGTGATCTAGTCGTGTCGGGCAGTTATGATACGACTGCGCGGATATGGAGCATTTCCCAGGGACGCTGTCTTCGCACCCTTTCAGGGCATTTCAGTCAAATATACGCTATTGCCTTCGACGGCCGGCGGATCGCGACGGGAAGTTTGGATACTAGCGTCCGGATCTGGGACCCGCATTCTGGGCAGTGCCATGCAATTCTACAGGGCCACACGTCTCTGGTCGGTCAGTTGCAAATGCGGGACGACACGCTAGTCACAGGTGGCTCCGATGGCTCTGTCCGTGTTTGGTCGTTAACCAAGATGGCACCTATTCACCGTCTCGCGGCCCACGATAACAGTGTCACCAGTCTTCAGTTTGACAAGACCCGCATTGTCAGTGGTGGCAGCGATGGCCGCGTCAAGGTTTGGAATCTAGAGACTGGCCAGTTGTTGCGGGAGCTTTCTACTCCGGCCGAAGCGGTTTGGAGGGTTGCTTTTGAAGATGAAAAGGCTGTAATTATGGCAAGCCGCTCAAGCCGCACGGTTATGGAG GTCTGGTCTTTCTCTCCACCACCAGAAGACTACGAGGACACAGCGATTGAGAGTGCTTTAAGCACTCCAGGCCTAAGCTCTGCTGATGACCGCGAGCTGGCCGTTCCAACTCGACGTCGTACACTTTGCTCCGTCCCCCTACCATTAATTCCATTAGGCACTGATAGCGATGCACTTATGCCAGATGCACCCTCCTAA
- a CDS encoding ZIP metal ion transporter, putative produces MEGLFTLLALSIVMAITSFVVGSLPLAFTLSPSQLRLISSIGMGVLVGTSLIVIIPEGIETLYSANSLTRKQHNTRAIAIEWEHQAPAVAATFGPNGDSASNRPSDAPAANLLSKRDQLFESQTLYVRGEDSADETTGKETTHGEEESSPHAWVGVALVSGFILMYLVDKLPEFAAPTKNERIPYHISLDNLGSGLRRGSSPSREGGLLDANHASRRGHSFATTTGLVIHAAADGIALGASSSDAGLSFIIFLAIMVHKAPASFGLTSILLKQGLSSRTARAHLLVFSLAAPFGALATFLFVQMMGSSSADGAGTHWRTGMLLLFSGGTFLYVAMHTMQENGPGSSPRELPINGYGDRDQNASDKSMRDLIASVLGMILPLFLQIGHAH; encoded by the exons ATGGAGGGACTATTCACTCTGCTCGCCCTGAGCATTGTGATGGCAATTAC ATCTTTTGTCGTCGGCTCATTACCTCTGGCTTTTACGCTGTCCCCCTCTCAACTCCGCTTAATATCATCCATTGGCATGGGAGTTTTAGTGGGGACATCGTTGATCGTCATCATCCCCGAGGGTATTGAAACTCTCTACAGCGCAAACTCCCTCACTCGTAAGCAACACAACACACGGGCTATCGCTATCGAATGGGAGCATCAGGCCCCGGCCGTGGCAGCCACCTTTGGCCCCAACGGAGACAGCGCCTCAAACCGACCGTCCGATGCCCCTGCCGCAAATCTCCTTTCGAAAAGAGATCAACTGTTCGAGTCGCAAACACTTTATGTCCGAGGCGAGGATTCGGCGGATGAAACAACGGGTAAGGAAACAACTCacggagaggaagagagctCGCCACATGCATGGGTCGGAGTCGCCCTCGTCAGTGGTTTCATTCTCATGTACCTGGTCGATAAACTGCCCGAATTCGCAGCGCCGACCAAGAACGAACGAATCCCTTACCACATCTCCTTGGACAACCTTGGATCCGGGCTGCGACGGGGTTCTTCCCCCTCTCGCGAAGGGGGACTCCTTGATGCGAACCACGCGTCCAGACGTGGCCACAGCTTTGCGACTACGACTGGCCTAGTGATCCACGCCGCGGCGGACGGTATTGCTTTAGGTGCCTCTAGCTCGGATGCCGGGCTCAgtttcatcatcttcttggcGATCATGGTGCATAAGGCTCCAGCGTCCTTCGGATTGACGTCCATCCTACTCAAGCAAGGATTGTCAAGTCGCACCGCCAGGGCGCACTTGCTGGTCTTCAGTCTGGCAGCTCCTTTCGGTGCCTTGGCCACTTTCCTCTTTGTACAGATGATGGGATCTTCCAGTGCCGATGGGGCAGGCACTCACTGGCGCACTGGAATGCTACTGCTTTTCTCTGGGGGTACCTTTTT GTATGTTGCGATGCACACCATGCAAGAAAACGGCCCGGGCTCATCCCCACGTGAACTTCCCATCAACGGATATGGTGACCGAGACCAGAATGCCTCGGATAAGTCTATGAGAGACTTGATTGCATCTGTTTTGGGCATGATCCTGCCGCTGTTCTTGCAGATTGGACATGCTCATTGA
- a CDS encoding RTA1 like protein, with product MSIIKRVTHNETTTPFYLYDPSLAVAIVAAVLYTIAFLLTTIQWIRYRAWVWSIMVLSAAMEAVGYIGRCVSVQNTSERPVYVLQFALIILAPVLMAACCYVIFGRILFLIVPQEARTLRLCWVPPRFITPIFVGCDIIALLLQLGGAVMISAVDAKDKDAKSKLTTGKHVAQVGVIIQLVAFGLFAVAAVRFNFTSKRFSGSLSERYENVGEKKCIVGGIVKDKNWPALLRVVNLTTILILVRSIYRLIEFTEGTKGYLSTNEWPLYVFDALCIYPCVALFVYWHPGRYLPYLGFRLPKGSQSSRDSEIQMP from the exons ATGTCTATCATTAAACGTGTGACGCACAACGAGACAACAACTCCCTTTTATCTTTATGATCCCTCCCTGGCAGTGGCAATTGTTGCCGCTGTCTTGTACACCATTGCTTTTCTGTTGACAACTATCCAATGGATCCGGTACAGGGCCTGGGTCTGGAGCATCATGGTGCTATCGGCTGCCA TGGAAGCAGTCGGTTACATTGGCCGATGCGTCTCGGTCCAAAATACGTCAGAGAGGCCCGTTTACGTGCTTCAATTTGCCCTCATCATCCTTGCACCCGTCCTCATGGCAGCGTGTTGCTATGTCATCTTCGGTCGTATTTTATTTCTTATCGTTCCCCAAGAGGCACGCACGCTTCGACTATGCTGGGTACCCCCCCGATTTATTACACCCATCTTCGTCGGGTGTGACATCATTGCTCTCCTTCTTCAGCTTGGCGGTGCGGTGATGATCTCTGCGGTTGATGCCAAAGACAAGGATGCAAAAAGTAAACTTACCACCGGAAAACATGTTGCACAAGTCGGTGTCATCATTCAGCTGGTTGCCTTTGGCTTGTTCGCAGTCGCAGCTGTCCGTTTCAACTTCACATCCAAGCGTTTCAGCGGGTCTCTGAGTGAGAGGTATGAGAATGTGGGAGAAAAGAAGTGTATCGTTGGTGGCATCGTCAAAGATAAGAACTGGCCTGCTCTCTTGCGGGTAGTCAACCTTACCACGATTTTGATTCTT GTTCGATCTATCTACCGACTTATAGAGTTCACAGAAGGCACGAAGGGATATCTGAGCACAAATGAGTGGCCCTTGTATGTCTTTGATGCCCTGTGCATCTATCCGTGTGTTGCCCTTTTCGTCTACTGGCACCCAGGAAGATACTTGCCGTACTTGGGCTTTCGACTACCAAAGGGTTCACAAAGTAGCCGTGACTCGGAGATTCAGATGCCATGA
- a CDS encoding Chondroitin AC/alginate lyase, producing the protein MPFYGRPSKACCSCRERRIKCDRLEPVCSQCRRAGKPCGGYRDVPSFMFRDENDKAARRSAEAKAKTEARRKLEDSAALESDISTPSSRSDRSPSDELFCRSRGPLILTPPRISAPLSISLEDQGLRFFVNRFVTRMATRTDRSPSVAIVQPSPHFGVVARDQSSRDAVVSVGLAALSNVNNDRALRILSREKHAMVIKAVREVVENPAQANPDKTFHLIVMLSLYEMVSCTPSQLNSWIVHLDGAAALLKQSIFQSSLTKLDPRAHLQFYLVAIVKYFSKKVVSPDLLSWSLDLIPSAPPEIFPGVDLVDILVRFTKFDAYVHHHKPDARAVVDSALLFEDELHEWETHLPRDWSFIVKESNTCEYTFNGRYHIYKDLWISRIFNHYRWARLLVNETIVCQISKMARPTANDVIQRQQSLDTISVMATDICAGAASQEAISAQGVAEDPSHIPLLNGTFMLLFPLGVAGGTAGIPDEVHDWVVGTLERIGCTMGIRRAFEMIPQLKKSVGKWKLDQKLWNIIHG; encoded by the exons ATGCCTTTCTACGGTCGTCCCAGTAAAGCTTGCTGCAGTTGTCGGGAAAGACGGATAAAG TGTGATCGGCTTGAGCCCGTGTGTTCTCAATGCAGGAGAGCGGGCAAGCCGTGTGGCGGTTATCGGGACGTGCCGTCTTTCATGTTCCGAGACGAGAATGACAAGGCGGCTCGACGAAGTGCAGAGGCAAAAGCCAAGACCGAGGCCCGTCGAAAACTGGAGGATAGTGCAGCACTAGAATCTGATATATCCACTCCCAGTTCGCGATCCGATCGTTCACCGTCAGATGAACTATTCTGCAGGAGCAGGGGCCCATTGATTCTGACCCCTCCGAGGATTTCTGCCCCGCTATCCATCTCATTGGAGGATCAGGGGTTAAGGTTCTTTGTGAACCGTTTTGTGACAAGGATGGCCACCAGGACAGATCGCTCTCCATCGGTAGCTATTGTACAGCCGTCTCCTCATTTTGGAGTAGTTGCTCGCGATCAGTCGAGTCGAGATGCTGTCGTCTCGGTTGGCCTGGCTGCTTTGTCCAATGTCAATAATGACAGAGCACTGCGGATTTTGTCTCGAGAGAAACACGCGATGGTCATCAAGGCCGTGCGAGAAGTAGTGGAGAATCCCGCTCAGGCCAATCCCGACAAAACGTTCCACCTGATCGTAATGCTGAGTCTATACGAA ATGGTCAGCTGTACCCCAAGTCAGCTCAACTCTTGGATAGTGCATCTGGATGGTGCTGCTGCCTTGCTTAAGCAATCCATCTTTCAGTCATCACTCACAAAGTTGGACCCCCGGGCCCACTTACAATTCTACCTTGTTGCAATTGTCAAATATTTTTCGAAGAAAGTTGTCTCCCCGGATCTACTGAGCTGGTCTCTTGATCTCATACCATCTGCCCCACCAGAGATCTTCCCGGGCGTCGATCTCGTTGACATACTGGTAAGATTCACGAAGTTCGATGCATATGTGCATCACCACAAGCCCGATGCTAGAGCAGTAGTGGACTCAGCACTCTTGTTTGAAGATGAACTCCACGAGTGGGAAACGCACCTCCCAAGAGACTGGTCATTTATTGTGAAAGAATCCAATACATGCGAATACACTTTCAATGGCCGGTATCACATCTACAAAGATCTGTGGATTTCGAGAATATTCAACCACTACCGTTGGGCGCGACTGCTGGTCAACGAGACCATCGTATGCCAAATTTCCAAAATGGCACGACCCACAGCAAATGATGTGATTCAACGGCAGCAATCATTGGACACTATTTCTGTCATGGCAACTGACATATGTGCCGGAGCTGCAAGTCAGGAAGCTATCTCCGCGCAAGGAGTTGCCGAAGACCCCTCACATATACCATTGTTGAATGGTACCTTTATGCTGCTTTTCCCACTAGGAGTAGCCGGAGGCACGGCCGGGATCCCCGATGAAGTTCATGATTGGGTTGTTGGAACGCTTGAGCGAATAGGATGTACGATGGGGATCCGGCGAGCTTTTGAAATGATACCTCAACTGAAGAAATCAGTCGGGAAATGGAAACTAGACCAGAAGCTGTGGAACATCATACATGGGTAA